A part of Bacillus thuringiensis genomic DNA contains:
- the panD gene encoding aspartate 1-decarboxylase, producing the protein MFRTMMRAKLHRATVTEANLNYVGSITIDENLMDAVNIVENEKVQIVNNNNGARLETYVIKGERGSGVVCLNGAAARLVQPGDKVIIICYGLVAEENIHKQEPKIAVLDDDNQIIEMLGAEKAGTIL; encoded by the coding sequence ATGTTTCGCACAATGATGAGAGCGAAGTTACATCGCGCAACAGTAACAGAAGCAAATTTAAATTATGTAGGTAGTATTACAATTGATGAAAATTTAATGGATGCAGTAAATATTGTAGAAAATGAAAAAGTACAAATTGTAAATAACAATAATGGTGCCCGCTTAGAGACATATGTTATTAAGGGAGAACGCGGTAGCGGTGTTGTTTGTTTAAATGGTGCAGCTGCAAGACTTGTACAGCCGGGGGATAAAGTTATTATTATTTGCTACGGTTTAGTGGCAGAAGAAAATATTCATAAACAAGAGCCGAAAATTGCAGTATTAGACGATGATAATCAAATTATTGAAATGTTAGGTGCTGAAAAAGCGGGTACGATATTATAA
- a CDS encoding YpmA family protein, producing the protein MDKKIEVLSTTRLKYSSDLYKIVDSLNRTLKEQDLMFGLALDEKDKETAVFTIYRT; encoded by the coding sequence ATGGATAAGAAAATCGAAGTCCTATCAACGACGCGTCTTAAATATTCGTCTGACTTGTATAAAATCGTTGATAGTTTGAATCGTACGTTAAAAGAGCAGGACCTCATGTTCGGATTAGCATTAGACGAAAAAGACAAAGAAACAGCTGTATTTACGATTTACAGAACGTAG
- the dinG gene encoding ATP-dependent DNA helicase DinG produces MSKRYVVVDLETTGNSWKDGKDKITQIAAVVVEDGEILEIFSSFINPKREIPPFITELTGIDESMVKQAPLFQDVAPMVVELLQGAAFVAHNVHFDWNFLTEELRQAGYTEVHCPKVDTVELAQILLPTADSYKLRDLAKQHELEHDQPHRADSDALATAELFLQFLNEIEKLPLVTLQSLYELSDVFQSDIADVLSENILKKMMHGKKAVEGYEVHRNIALRKRNYALNLSETCSSKFDAFLHKTIDKLELNMPKFEKRESQQIMMKEIYTALRDSRFSLIEAGTGTGKTLAYLLPSIYFATKKEEPVIISTQTVQLQQQILEKEIPLLQKIMPFSFEVALLKGRKHYLCLHKFEYALQEEEKNYDMALTKAKILVWLLQTETGDRDELNIPEGGKLLWNRICSDVHSPGGMQSNWYSRCFYQRAKNKALFADIVITNHALLFQDFSSEEPLFASCEHIIFDEAHHIEEAASRTLGEQFSCMYFQLVLSRLGTLETDDVLSKVYKMMKKSEQASRSTFRMVSHSLKELKFDADELFQMLRAFIFKQTKQEQGISNMPLIYRYNTEVEKGKLWDSITEITNRFVYDVRKLLTTLEKQVDILQSKLEWEMHVVTGEFMHLIELLRKMEQSLQLLILEKNSYVTWMETETKGTIHSTVLYAQPVHIGERFADEFLTQKKSVIFTSATLTVNDSFAYIKEELGLHDFSPNTLQVPSPFRFEEQMKLMVSTDVPFIKQASNEEYIESVSAHIAKIAKATKGRMLVLFTSYEMLKEAYTNLKNDEELEGYLLLTQSVNNKSRSRLIRKFQEFDKSILLGTSSFWEGIDIPGDALSCLVIVRLPFTPPHQPMMEAKGEWLKNQGEDVFAKLALPQAILRFKQGFGRLIRTSTDTGTVFVLDRRLTSASYGKRFLQSIPTVPLYEGPLEELLEQLKERPNK; encoded by the coding sequence ATGAGTAAGCGTTATGTTGTTGTGGATTTAGAGACGACAGGGAACTCCTGGAAGGATGGGAAGGATAAAATTACCCAAATTGCAGCTGTTGTAGTGGAAGATGGAGAGATATTAGAGATTTTCTCATCTTTTATTAATCCGAAGAGAGAGATTCCGCCATTTATTACAGAACTAACAGGGATTGATGAGAGTATGGTAAAGCAAGCCCCGTTATTTCAAGATGTAGCCCCGATGGTTGTTGAGCTATTACAAGGTGCAGCTTTCGTTGCACATAACGTTCACTTTGATTGGAATTTTTTAACGGAAGAATTAAGGCAGGCTGGATATACAGAAGTACATTGTCCGAAAGTTGATACAGTTGAGTTGGCGCAAATTCTTTTGCCGACGGCTGATAGTTATAAATTACGTGATTTAGCTAAACAACATGAACTAGAGCATGATCAACCGCATCGTGCGGATAGTGATGCTCTTGCAACAGCGGAATTGTTTTTGCAATTTTTAAATGAAATTGAAAAGTTACCCCTTGTCACCTTGCAATCGCTCTATGAATTGAGCGATGTTTTTCAAAGTGATATAGCGGATGTACTTTCTGAAAATATTTTAAAGAAAATGATGCATGGTAAAAAAGCGGTAGAGGGGTATGAAGTGCATCGAAATATTGCGCTTCGAAAACGGAATTATGCTTTAAATCTCAGTGAAACATGTTCATCTAAATTTGATGCTTTCTTGCATAAGACAATCGATAAACTTGAATTGAATATGCCAAAGTTTGAAAAAAGAGAAAGCCAACAGATTATGATGAAGGAAATATATACAGCACTAAGAGATTCTAGGTTTTCACTCATTGAAGCGGGAACAGGAACAGGGAAGACTCTTGCATATTTACTTCCAAGTATTTATTTTGCAACGAAAAAAGAAGAACCTGTCATCATAAGTACCCAAACAGTACAACTGCAACAACAAATATTAGAAAAAGAAATTCCATTATTACAGAAAATAATGCCATTTTCATTTGAAGTAGCTCTTTTGAAAGGAAGAAAGCATTATCTTTGTCTACATAAATTTGAATATGCTTTGCAAGAGGAAGAGAAAAATTATGATATGGCGCTCACAAAGGCAAAAATTTTAGTGTGGTTATTGCAAACGGAAACTGGCGATCGTGATGAATTAAATATTCCTGAGGGCGGAAAGTTACTTTGGAACCGTATTTGTAGTGATGTACATAGTCCAGGCGGGATGCAAAGCAACTGGTATAGCCGTTGTTTTTATCAACGAGCAAAGAATAAAGCATTATTTGCAGATATCGTTATTACAAATCATGCGTTATTATTTCAAGATTTTTCAAGTGAAGAACCACTATTTGCTTCATGTGAACATATTATCTTTGATGAAGCTCATCATATTGAGGAAGCGGCGAGTAGAACATTAGGTGAACAGTTCTCCTGTATGTATTTTCAATTAGTTTTATCTCGTCTTGGCACGCTAGAAACAGATGATGTACTTTCTAAAGTATATAAAATGATGAAAAAATCAGAGCAAGCTTCTCGTTCGACTTTCCGTATGGTTAGTCATAGTTTAAAGGAATTGAAATTTGATGCGGATGAGCTATTCCAAATGTTACGTGCTTTCATCTTTAAACAAACAAAGCAGGAACAAGGGATAAGCAATATGCCACTCATTTATCGATATAACACGGAAGTAGAGAAAGGTAAGTTATGGGATAGCATTACCGAGATAACAAATCGTTTTGTATACGATGTAAGGAAATTATTGACTACACTTGAGAAGCAAGTTGATATATTGCAAAGTAAATTAGAATGGGAGATGCATGTTGTTACAGGTGAATTTATGCATTTAATTGAGTTGTTGAGAAAGATGGAACAATCTTTACAATTACTCATTTTAGAAAAAAATTCATACGTGACATGGATGGAGACTGAAACAAAGGGAACAATTCATTCAACAGTTTTATATGCACAGCCTGTTCATATTGGTGAAAGGTTTGCGGATGAATTTTTAACGCAGAAAAAGAGTGTTATTTTCACATCAGCAACGTTAACAGTAAACGATTCATTTGCTTATATAAAAGAGGAGCTAGGTTTACATGATTTTTCTCCAAATACATTACAGGTCCCGTCACCATTCCGTTTTGAAGAACAGATGAAATTAATGGTTTCAACAGATGTGCCTTTTATTAAGCAAGCAAGTAATGAAGAATATATTGAATCTGTGTCGGCTCATATTGCAAAAATAGCGAAAGCTACAAAAGGTAGAATGCTTGTTTTATTCACTTCGTATGAAATGTTGAAAGAAGCGTATACGAATTTGAAAAATGATGAGGAATTAGAGGGATATTTATTATTAACGCAAAGTGTGAATAATAAGAGCCGAAGTCGTCTCATTCGTAAATTTCAAGAGTTCGACAAATCGATTTTGTTAGGAACAAGTAGTTTTTGGGAAGGGATAGATATACCTGGAGATGCCCTTAGTTGTCTTGTTATTGTCCGGCTTCCCTTTACGCCTCCCCATCAACCGATGATGGAAGCAAAAGGAGAATGGTTAAAAAATCAAGGAGAAGACGTATTCGCTAAGTTAGCACTCCCGCAAGCAATACTGCGTTTCAAACAAGGATTTGGTCGTCTGATTAGAACAAGTACAGATACCGGAACGGTATTTGTGTTAGACCGTCGTTTGACAAGCGCTTCTTATGGAAAACGTTTTTTACAATCAATCCCAACTGTCCCACTTTATGAAGGCCCTTTAGAAGAATTATTAGAACAATTAAAGGAACGGCCAAATAAATAA
- a CDS encoding biotin--[acetyl-CoA-carboxylase] ligase, translated as MQSTIRKQLLQVFSEADGAFVSGQTISDKLGCSRTAVWKHMEDLRNEGYELEAVRRLGYRIAGKPDKVTANEIQLGLQTKRIGRTVYFEETVESTQHIAAKLAYEGAEEGTIVVAEEQTSGRGRLSRKWYSPKGTGIWMSIILRPSIPVHHAPQLTLLAAVSVAQAIEKCAGVNVGIKWPNDILIQGKKAVGILTEMQADPDKINAVIMGIGINANQKQEHFDEEIQHIATSLAIESGKPIVRAELMQQIFLQLEKLYEEYLQNGFSVIKILWESYAVSIGKEITARTMRETIIGVAKGITEDGVLLLEDHEGKVHHIHSADIEIK; from the coding sequence ATGCAATCTACTATAAGAAAGCAGTTATTGCAAGTTTTTTCGGAAGCGGATGGCGCGTTTGTATCTGGCCAAACGATTAGTGATAAACTTGGTTGTTCAAGAACCGCTGTGTGGAAACATATGGAGGACCTTCGGAATGAGGGATATGAACTTGAAGCTGTGCGTCGATTAGGTTATCGCATTGCGGGTAAGCCAGACAAAGTAACTGCTAATGAAATTCAGTTAGGGTTACAAACGAAACGTATTGGTAGAACGGTATATTTTGAAGAAACTGTTGAATCTACGCAGCATATTGCAGCAAAACTTGCTTATGAAGGCGCAGAAGAAGGAACGATTGTTGTGGCAGAAGAACAAACGTCGGGCAGAGGTCGTTTAAGCAGGAAATGGTATTCACCAAAAGGAACAGGAATTTGGATGAGTATTATTTTACGTCCATCAATCCCGGTTCATCATGCACCACAACTTACTTTGTTAGCAGCTGTTAGCGTTGCACAAGCAATTGAAAAGTGCGCGGGTGTAAACGTAGGAATAAAATGGCCAAATGATATTTTAATTCAAGGTAAAAAGGCTGTAGGTATATTAACAGAAATGCAGGCAGATCCTGATAAAATTAATGCTGTCATTATGGGTATTGGTATTAATGCGAATCAAAAGCAAGAACATTTTGATGAGGAAATTCAGCATATTGCTACTTCTTTAGCGATTGAGTCTGGTAAGCCAATTGTTCGTGCAGAGCTTATGCAACAAATCTTTTTACAACTAGAAAAATTATATGAAGAGTATTTACAAAATGGTTTCTCTGTTATTAAAATTCTTTGGGAAAGTTACGCTGTTAGCATCGGGAAAGAAATTACCGCTCGAACGATGAGAGAGACAATTATAGGGGTAGCAAAAGGAATTACAGAGGATGGTGTATTGCTTCTGGAGGATCATGAAGGTAAAGTACATCACATTCATTCTGCGGATATTGAAATTAAGTAA
- the nth gene encoding endonuclease III has protein sequence MLNKTQIRYCLDTMADMYPEAHCELIHENPFELVIAVALSAQCTDALVNKVTKNLFQKYKTPEDYLSVSLEELQQDIRSIGLYRNKAKNIQKLCQMLLDDYNGKVPEDRDELTKLPGVGRKTANVVVSVAYGIPAIAVDTHVERVSKRLAICRWKDSVLEVEKTLMKKIPMDEWSVTHHRMIFFGRYHCKAQRPQCEECRLLEVCREGKKRMKGK, from the coding sequence ATGTTAAATAAAACGCAAATTCGCTATTGTTTAGACACAATGGCGGATATGTATCCAGAAGCACATTGTGAATTAATTCATGAAAATCCGTTTGAACTAGTAATCGCGGTAGCATTATCTGCACAATGTACAGATGCACTTGTAAATAAAGTGACGAAAAATTTATTTCAAAAATATAAAACACCAGAAGATTATTTAAGTGTTTCTCTAGAAGAGTTACAACAAGACATACGTTCTATTGGATTGTATAGAAATAAAGCAAAAAACATTCAAAAATTGTGTCAGATGTTGCTGGATGATTATAACGGAAAAGTCCCAGAAGATCGTGACGAGCTGACGAAATTACCAGGAGTAGGGAGAAAAACAGCAAATGTAGTTGTTTCGGTAGCGTATGGCATTCCAGCAATTGCTGTTGATACACATGTAGAGAGAGTGAGTAAACGGTTAGCGATTTGTAGATGGAAAGATTCAGTGTTAGAAGTAGAAAAGACATTAATGAAGAAAATTCCGATGGATGAATGGAGCGTTACACATCACCGTATGATTTTCTTTGGACGTTATCACTGTAAAGCACAACGACCACAATGTGAAGAGTGTCGCTTACTAGAAGTATGTCGTGAAGGAAAGAAGCGAATGAAGGGGAAATAA
- a CDS encoding YpoC family protein codes for MERVIEIPKEFRCLPFFKESINSVAYHTEQSFEEIIQRTYFIYDMERQDEPWSEIENSIPVLLKVWKSKHEDIATLFRNRNKQEAEGPMILFAAHLLSIVFWLNEQPVHSLNEMEAHTSKLEVQPVNFMERYSFIIKKPNNYHSYIQLVQLYIEIEKLYVKKMITKKKSFSR; via the coding sequence ATGGAGCGAGTTATAGAAATACCGAAAGAGTTTCGGTGCTTACCATTTTTTAAAGAAAGTATAAATTCGGTTGCGTATCATACAGAACAATCTTTTGAAGAAATAATACAACGTACTTACTTTATATATGATATGGAAAGACAAGATGAGCCGTGGAGTGAAATTGAAAATAGTATTCCTGTACTGTTGAAAGTATGGAAAAGTAAGCATGAAGACATTGCTACACTATTTCGAAACAGAAATAAGCAAGAAGCTGAAGGTCCAATGATTCTTTTTGCTGCACATTTGTTATCGATTGTATTTTGGTTAAATGAGCAACCTGTTCATAGTTTGAATGAAATGGAAGCTCATACGAGTAAATTGGAAGTACAACCAGTTAATTTTATGGAGCGCTATTCGTTCATTATAAAGAAACCGAATAATTATCATTCCTATATTCAGTTAGTGCAGTTGTATATTGAAATAGAAAAGCTATATGTAAAGAAAATGATAACAAAAAAGAAGTCCTTTTCTCGTTAA
- a CDS encoding cupredoxin domain-containing protein, protein MSMNKWLFRFTVLPVMIAGMITFSSFHAFASVNVVTQPIDSTKVIEVELNDDYFQPNVITIPIEESTTLLLKNKGKNEHTFTVKKLGIDVVVESGKERNITVKPKNTGTYELICRYHLLKGMEGKVIVK, encoded by the coding sequence ATGTCTATGAACAAATGGTTATTTCGATTCACCGTTCTGCCTGTGATGATTGCAGGGATGATAACTTTTAGCTCCTTCCATGCATTTGCCTCAGTTAACGTCGTAACACAACCTATCGATTCAACGAAAGTCATTGAAGTTGAATTAAACGATGATTACTTTCAGCCAAACGTCATCACGATTCCAATTGAAGAGTCAACAACATTGTTATTAAAAAACAAAGGTAAGAATGAACACACCTTTACAGTGAAAAAACTTGGCATTGACGTCGTAGTCGAGTCAGGAAAAGAAAGAAATATTACCGTGAAACCTAAAAATACTGGTACATATGAATTAATATGCCGGTACCATCTTCTTAAAGGAATGGAAGGCAAAGTAATAGTCAAATAA
- the aspB gene encoding aspartate transaminase AspB, which translates to MKLAKRVAALTPSATLEITAKAQALKAEGHDVIGLGAGEPDFNTPEHIMDAAHKAMLEGHTKYTPTGGLQALKQEIVKKFTRDQGIAYDPSEIIVCNGAKHALYTLFQVLLDEGDEVIIPTPYWVSYPEQVKLAGGKPVYVEGLEDNEYKITAKQLREAITEKTKAVIINSPSNPTGMIYSKEELQQLGEVCLEHNILIVSDEIYEKLIYGGAEYTSVAQLSNALKEQTLIINGVSKSHSMTGWRIGYAAGNKQLIKAMTNLASHSTSNPTSIAQYGAIAAYAGSQEPVETMRQAFEERLNIIYDKLIQIPGFTCIKPQGAFYLFPNVKEAVALSGYENVDDWAKALLEEEKVALVPGTGFGAPNNVRLSYATSLEQVEKALERIHTFMKSKVKA; encoded by the coding sequence ATGAAATTAGCAAAGCGAGTAGCTGCTTTAACACCATCTGCAACTTTAGAAATTACAGCAAAGGCACAAGCATTAAAAGCAGAAGGTCATGATGTAATTGGATTAGGGGCAGGAGAACCTGACTTTAATACACCAGAACATATTATGGATGCTGCGCATAAAGCGATGTTAGAAGGACATACGAAGTATACACCAACAGGTGGATTACAAGCGTTAAAACAAGAAATTGTGAAGAAGTTTACTCGTGATCAAGGAATTGCGTATGATCCATCTGAAATTATTGTATGTAACGGTGCAAAGCATGCATTATACACATTATTCCAAGTATTACTTGATGAAGGAGATGAAGTTATCATCCCAACTCCTTATTGGGTAAGTTATCCGGAACAAGTAAAGCTTGCTGGTGGTAAGCCAGTTTATGTAGAAGGTCTGGAAGACAATGAATACAAAATTACAGCGAAGCAGCTGCGTGAGGCAATTACAGAGAAAACGAAAGCAGTTATTATTAATTCACCGAGCAATCCAACAGGAATGATTTACAGCAAAGAAGAATTACAACAGCTTGGAGAAGTATGTTTAGAACACAATATTTTAATCGTTTCAGATGAAATTTATGAAAAATTAATTTATGGTGGAGCAGAATATACTTCGGTTGCCCAGCTTTCTAATGCATTAAAAGAACAAACACTTATTATTAATGGTGTATCTAAATCTCATTCTATGACAGGATGGCGTATTGGATATGCAGCAGGAAATAAGCAGCTTATTAAAGCGATGACGAACTTAGCGAGTCATAGTACGTCAAACCCTACTTCAATCGCTCAATACGGCGCAATCGCGGCATATGCAGGCTCACAAGAACCTGTAGAAACAATGCGTCAAGCATTTGAAGAGAGATTAAACATTATTTATGATAAATTAATTCAAATCCCTGGCTTTACTTGTATTAAACCACAAGGTGCATTTTACTTATTCCCTAATGTAAAAGAAGCTGTAGCTTTATCAGGATATGAAAACGTTGATGATTGGGCAAAAGCTTTATTAGAAGAGGAAAAAGTGGCTCTTGTACCAGGTACAGGATTTGGTGCTCCAAATAACGTTCGTTTATCATATGCGACATCTCTTGAACAAGTAGAGAAAGCATTAGAACGCATTCATACGTTTATGAAAAGTAAAGTGAAAGCTTAA
- the panC gene encoding pantoate--beta-alanine ligase, whose protein sequence is MKIVTTVQEMQQTTNELRTSGKSIGFVPTMGYLHEGHATLLRKARAENEIVVLSVFVNPLQFGPNEDLDRYPRDIDRDENVAKENGVDYLFYPSIEEMYPAEQTTTVAVVKRTDVLCGKQRPGHFAGVATVLMKLFNITLPTRAYFGMKDAQQVAVIEGFVADFNIPVTIVPVDIVREVDGLAKSSRNVYLSQEERKEAPHLYRSLCIAKEKIEAGERNAEIITNLVKEYIETYTKGTVDYADLYAYPSLQVIDKIEGRIILAIAVKFENVRLIDNITLTVK, encoded by the coding sequence ATGAAAATCGTTACTACAGTACAAGAGATGCAGCAAACTACAAACGAACTTCGTACCAGTGGAAAAAGTATTGGTTTTGTTCCAACGATGGGTTATTTACATGAAGGTCATGCGACTTTATTACGTAAGGCAAGAGCAGAAAATGAAATTGTAGTTTTAAGCGTGTTTGTCAATCCGCTACAGTTTGGGCCGAATGAAGATTTAGATCGATACCCTCGTGATATTGATAGAGATGAAAATGTAGCAAAAGAAAACGGTGTAGATTATTTGTTCTATCCGAGCATAGAAGAAATGTATCCAGCAGAACAAACGACAACAGTAGCAGTTGTGAAGCGTACCGATGTATTATGTGGCAAACAAAGACCTGGTCATTTCGCTGGTGTTGCGACTGTACTAATGAAACTATTTAATATTACATTGCCAACGCGTGCTTATTTCGGTATGAAAGATGCACAGCAAGTTGCTGTCATTGAAGGATTTGTCGCTGATTTTAATATTCCGGTTACGATCGTACCAGTGGATATTGTAAGGGAAGTGGATGGATTAGCGAAAAGTTCTCGTAACGTGTATTTATCACAAGAAGAGCGTAAAGAGGCTCCTCATTTATACCGCAGTCTATGCATAGCAAAAGAAAAAATTGAAGCAGGCGAACGTAATGCAGAAATCATTACAAATCTTGTGAAAGAGTATATTGAGACGTATACGAAAGGCACCGTAGATTATGCGGATTTATATGCATATCCTTCACTACAAGTAATAGATAAAATTGAAGGACGAATCATTTTAGCAATTGCAGTTAAATTTGAGAATGTACGATTAATTGACAATATAACATTAACGGTTAAATAA
- the panB gene encoding 3-methyl-2-oxobutanoate hydroxymethyltransferase: MKTKTDFLKMKEQGEPITMLTAYDYPSAKLAEEAEVDMILVGDSLGMVVLGYDSTVPVTVEDMIHHTKAVRRGAKETFIVTDMPFMSYHVSPQDTMVNARRIVQESGAHALKVEGAGEVVSTIHYLTNAGIPVVAHLGLTPQSVGVLGGYKVQGKDAESAKKLIEDAKRCEEAGAIALVLECVPMQLAELISKQLTIPTIGIGAGKKVDGQVLVYHDLISYGVNRVPKFVKQYTSVQEEIVRGISQYVTEVKTGQFPEEKHSFTMKEEECLALYGGKQ, translated from the coding sequence TTGAAAACAAAAACAGATTTTTTGAAGATGAAAGAGCAAGGTGAGCCGATTACGATGCTAACGGCGTATGATTATCCATCTGCTAAATTAGCAGAAGAAGCTGAAGTTGATATGATTCTAGTTGGAGATTCCCTTGGGATGGTGGTGCTCGGATACGATTCAACAGTACCTGTAACAGTAGAGGATATGATTCATCATACGAAAGCTGTACGCCGAGGAGCGAAAGAGACGTTTATTGTAACTGATATGCCATTTATGTCGTATCATGTGTCGCCTCAAGATACGATGGTGAATGCACGCCGCATTGTTCAAGAGAGTGGTGCTCATGCACTGAAGGTAGAAGGTGCAGGGGAAGTAGTATCAACAATTCATTACTTGACGAACGCGGGAATTCCTGTCGTGGCGCACTTAGGCTTAACTCCTCAATCTGTAGGAGTACTAGGTGGGTATAAAGTACAAGGAAAAGATGCTGAAAGTGCAAAAAAATTAATAGAAGATGCGAAGAGATGTGAGGAAGCTGGTGCGATAGCGCTTGTGCTAGAATGTGTGCCAATGCAATTAGCAGAATTAATTTCGAAGCAACTAACAATTCCAACGATTGGAATTGGAGCAGGGAAAAAAGTAGATGGGCAAGTACTTGTTTATCATGATCTTATCTCATACGGTGTAAATCGTGTTCCGAAATTTGTGAAGCAATATACGTCTGTTCAAGAGGAGATTGTGCGAGGGATTTCACAATACGTTACGGAAGTAAAGACAGGGCAATTTCCAGAAGAAAAACATTCATTCACAATGAAAGAGGAAGAATGCTTAGCGCTATACGGAGGAAAACAATAA
- a CDS encoding DUF5590 domain-containing protein: MKKWIFAIVIVIVASGIYGAYVYNKAMEKKLPKEAKSVEIAKEKAKLIKVKSVDYYNGESSYTVVQGTDEKGEQLIVWVPEKKGETIVRKKSEGISEKDALQRTIEQVGDESKESKSKPKEILKAKLGFENNIPLWEVTYIDDENRYSYYYLAFKDGQFLRRYSIEK, from the coding sequence ATGAAAAAGTGGATCTTTGCAATCGTTATCGTAATCGTTGCTAGCGGAATATATGGGGCGTATGTTTATAATAAAGCAATGGAAAAGAAACTTCCTAAAGAGGCAAAATCTGTAGAAATTGCGAAAGAAAAGGCAAAGCTTATAAAAGTAAAATCTGTTGATTATTATAACGGAGAATCTTCATATACAGTCGTACAAGGTACAGATGAAAAAGGAGAGCAACTTATCGTTTGGGTGCCTGAGAAAAAAGGGGAAACAATAGTAAGGAAAAAGAGCGAAGGTATTTCTGAAAAAGATGCTTTACAAAGAACGATTGAACAAGTCGGAGATGAAAGTAAAGAATCAAAAAGCAAGCCGAAAGAAATTTTAAAAGCAAAATTAGGCTTTGAAAACAATATACCATTATGGGAAGTTACATATATTGATGATGAAAATCGTTATAGTTATTACTATCTTGCATTTAAAGATGGTCAGTTTTTACGACGATATAGCATTGAAAAATAG
- the dnaD gene encoding DNA replication protein DnaD: MKKKMMLQWFEQGSIAIPKLLMMHYKKLGLNETEFMVVLHVHTFLESGNTFPTPSEISERMTITEMKCMEVIQTLIQKGFLSLEGGQKSEAMMCESYSLQPLWEKILHFLMNESIEEEQKEVKQLQVNLYTVFEKEFGRPLSPFECETLGMWEDQDQHHPNLIQAALREAVMSGKLNFRYIDRILFEWKKNGIKTVDQAQNQGRKFRENQQRTQQTTKQETKFTGKVPFYNWLEQ, from the coding sequence ATGAAAAAGAAAATGATGTTACAGTGGTTTGAGCAGGGAAGCATTGCAATTCCAAAATTACTTATGATGCATTATAAAAAATTAGGGTTAAATGAAACGGAATTTATGGTTGTACTTCATGTACACACATTTTTAGAATCGGGCAATACGTTTCCGACTCCGTCAGAGATTTCAGAACGGATGACGATTACTGAAATGAAATGTATGGAAGTAATTCAGACATTGATTCAAAAAGGTTTTTTATCATTAGAAGGTGGACAAAAATCAGAAGCGATGATGTGTGAAAGTTATTCTTTACAACCGCTTTGGGAAAAAATATTGCATTTCTTAATGAATGAATCAATAGAGGAAGAACAAAAAGAAGTAAAACAATTGCAAGTAAATTTATATACAGTATTTGAAAAAGAATTTGGAAGACCACTTTCTCCATTTGAATGTGAGACGTTGGGAATGTGGGAAGATCAAGATCAACATCATCCGAATTTAATTCAAGCGGCCCTCAGGGAAGCTGTAATGAGTGGTAAGCTTAATTTCCGATATATTGATCGTATTTTATTTGAGTGGAAAAAGAATGGTATTAAAACAGTAGATCAAGCCCAAAACCAAGGACGAAAATTTAGAGAAAATCAACAACGAACGCAGCAAACGACAAAACAAGAGACGAAATTTACTGGGAAAGTGCCTTTTTATAATTGGTTGGAGCAGTAA